One Schistocerca piceifrons isolate TAMUIC-IGC-003096 chromosome 11, iqSchPice1.1, whole genome shotgun sequence genomic window carries:
- the LOC124719717 gene encoding ankyrin repeat domain-containing protein 23-like: MTSVKAREKENLWGEQILTEEQKQMLAGRLIIAASEGQTGQVRALLDAGSPLNATDASGDTALHEAVMNGHEETVKCLIDAGADVNVRDSDGMTPLHWAACRGGEQHIVRMLLAASACVDVQDGAGETPLHVAARWGCAYAAKALLLAGARRDIRGNSGQKQTRYNYLALDKSCD; this comes from the exons ATGACGTCGGTCAAAGCCAGAGAGAAGGAAAATCTGTGGGGTGAGCA GATCCTGACTGAGGAGCAGAAGCAGATGCTGGCTGGGAGGCTGATCATTGCTGCGTCAGAGGGTCAGACCGGCCAAGTGCGGGCACTCCTGGATGCGGGGTCGCCACTCAACGCGACAGACGCCAGTGGCGACACTGCCCTGCATGAAGCAGTGATGAATGGCCACGAAGAAACTGTCAAGTGCCTGATTGATGCCGGAGCAGATGTCAACGTCAGGGACTCGGATGGGATGACGCCTCTGCACTGGGCTGCATGTAGAGGTGGCGAGCAGCACATTGTACGGATGCTGCTGGCGGCATCAGCGTGTGTAGATGTCCAGGACGGTGCGGGGGAGACTCCACTCCATGTGGCTGCCAGATGGGGGTGTGCATATGCAGCGAAGGCACTGCTGCTGGCCGGTGCGAGGAGGGACATAAGGGGTAACAGTGGGCAGAAGCAGACACGGTACAACTATTTAGCACTCGACAAATCTTGTGATTAA